One window of the Entelurus aequoreus isolate RoL-2023_Sb linkage group LG18, RoL_Eaeq_v1.1, whole genome shotgun sequence genome contains the following:
- the LOC133633741 gene encoding uncharacterized protein LOC133633741 codes for MMAARSESDSDRDSDDFSINLSEDERFVDEESASEGLVGSGSDSDREEAVRGIEPYRFEPDADEDGQEDAAAIDAGGAHDIDRLENTEWCTCQNCVNMETVAECVCCSEIEAVTRTMEEEGVKTCIIDHHGFPSVCLDEWVLQTAYNAYKQQYGMLQQQQNERRRHTAYRQFVRFCWGYLGKDIRVVLPACVVHKIRTTFPSMDYTGFQDVQ; via the exons atgatggccgccagatctgagagcgattctgaccgagatagcgacgatttctccattaatttgagcgaggatgaaagatttgtggatgaggaaagtgcaagtgaaggactagtggggagtggaagcgattcagatagggaagaagctgtgagagggatagagccatatcgctttgaacccgacgctgatgaagacggtcaggaggacgctgctgctattgatgctggaggagcacacgacatagatcgccttgagaatacagaatg gtgtacatgtcaaaactgtgtgaacatggagacagtggctgagtgtgtctgctgtagtgaaatagaggcagtgaccagaacgatggaggaggagggggtgaagacgtgcatcatagaccaccatggctttccatctgtgtgtctggatgaatgggtgctgcagacagcgtataacgcctacaaacagcaatatggcatgctgcagcaacagcaaaatga gcggagacgacacacagcctatcgacagtttgtccgcttctgctggggatatctgggaaaggacataagggtggtactaccagcttgtgtagtacataagattaggacaacattcccatcgatggactacacggggttccaagacgtgcagtga
- the LOC133633732 gene encoding uncharacterized protein LOC133633732, translated as MRSAFAKRERKRTIDQIMDSTTTASVADAVDEPMAMALDLPDEEGDQDQGNTREQGCQTDWVPIGTAPTAMTSSKSTQTGKIHHRSKGHQVTPDILERVRARPARVSEVPLSSVAAPSDSPEMQTNIAAPGVSGMQAKLRPPPALFDEGPASSPTAPFVGGSSDDSYVPSESTTSDPCQSDGSPDRPCTHQMHEEGCHKEPKYIIFESCLQSLVKWCHCPVCGSQDISPSWDSNGTQLTMTLQCASCDQRSSWSSQPNIGPYAAGNILLSAGILFAGASSGKVLQVLNSIGVVTYVKRTFFNHQELILQPAIKKVWEEQQRTHLTMLQVEGRPLVLGGDGRADSPGHSAKFGTYTTMELVANVVLDLQVVQSNECLGSYHMEMEGLKRMVELLISWDLDVGVLVTDRHRQIAKWIRENMPNTRHCYDIWHVAKSIGKKLKAIAKHKDCEDLKPWVQSIINHLYWAAVSTPPGEGELLVAKWKSVERHIQNIHKDHGDLFPICTHGQLQRQKKWLKQSSRSAVKLEEVVNNKSLLKDIAMLSGEHQTSKVEAFHSLIIQFAPKMYVFSYIGMLCRNLLAGLHWNENSSRPIATTQAGAERYAVRYPKYKAGGHVVKKIATEPTYRYVDDLIREVVAGCRQTPDERTPLSVTVDVPPFLCDELEKPDKEEAIAKHRSRFGKCEMPSR; from the exons atgaggtctgcatttgccaaaagggaaaggaagagg acaatagatcagatcatggacagtacgactacggcatcagtggcggatgcggtggatgaaccaatggcaatggcactagatttgcctgatgaggagggcgatcaagatcag ggaaatacaagagaacaaggatgccagacggactgggtaccgattgggacagcaccaacagcaatgaccagtagcaagagcacccaaacagggaaaatacatcatagatcaaagg gacaccaggtgaccccagatatcctcgagagggttagagctcggccggccagggttagtgaagtcccattgtcaagtgtagcagctccatctgacagccccgagatgcagactaacatagcagctccaggtgtgtctggaatgcaagccaagctacgaccacctcctgcattgtttgatgaaggaccagcatcaagtcccactgcgccttttgttggtggttcttccgatgacagctatgtgccgagtgagtcaacgacatcggatccgtgtcaatctgacgggtcgccagatcgcccatgtactcaccagatgcatgaagagggctgccacaaggaaccgaagtacatcatctttgagtcgtgcctccagagtctcgtcaagtggtgtcactgtccagtctgtggcagccaggacataagcccttcttgggattcgaacggtacacagctgaccatgactcttcaatgtgcatcatgtgaccagaggagtagttggagcagccagccaaacattggcccttatgccgcgggcaacatcctgctgtctgctggcatcctcttcgctggggcatcttctggcaaggtgttgcaagtgctgaacagcatcggagtggtcacgtatgtgaagaggacatttttcaaccaccaggagctcatcctgcagccagccatcaaaaaggtgtgggaggaacagcaacggacgcacctcaccatgctgcaggtggaaggccgacccctcgtccttggtggtgatgggcgagcagacagtccgggacacagcgccaagttcggtacctacaccacaatggagcttgtggccaatgtggttctcgaccttcaggttgtacag agcaacgaatgtcttggcagctaccatatggagatggaaggactgaagaggatggtggaactgctgatcagctgggacctggatgtcggggtgctggtgacagacagacacagacagatcgctaaatggattcgtgaaaacatgcccaatacacggcactgctatgacatctggcatgttgcaaaat ccatcggaaagaaactgaaggccatcgccaagcataaggactgtgaagacctgaagccctgggtgcaaagtataatcaaccacctctactgggcagcagtgtctacaccgcctggagagggggaacttctggttgccaagtggaagtctgtggagcgacacattcagaacatccacaaggaccatggcgacctcttcccaatttgtactcatggacaactgcaacggcaaaagaaatggctcaaacaaa gttcacgctcagcagtgaaactggaggaggtggtcaacaacaagtccctgctaaaagatatcgccatgctgtcgggtgaacaccagacttccaaggtggaggcgttccatagccttatcatacag ttcgcaccgaaaatgtatgtcttctcatacatcggaatgctgtgcag gaacctgcttgctgggctgcactggaacgaaaattcgagccgccctatagccactacacaagcgggtgctgagcgctatgcagtacgctacccgaagtataaagcagggggccatgtggtcaagaaaatcgcgacagagccaacatacc gctacgtagatgacttgatcagggaggttgttgctggctgcagacagacccctgacgagagaacaccactcagcgtcactgtggatgtgcctcccttcctctgcgatgaactggagaagccagacaaggaggaagccatcgccaagcacaggagtcgcttcggtaagtgtgaaatgccctcccggtaa